Within Ischnura elegans chromosome 6, ioIscEleg1.1, whole genome shotgun sequence, the genomic segment aaaaatggccgaaaggtagatttcaatttccgaggtgtggagatgaaaatgaatatcgcagttacatacgaaatatgtaaaaaaaagttctaaacttttcatgtaaggaaatgtttatacggctgctgaaaaatattaacactttttCCTGAAAAGAATTGCATAAAATAACTTGTAACTTATTTGAAGTAGGGAAAATACAGTTCTGAGATTGGTCTCTTAAATTGTACTGATGGGGTTTGTACGGTCACCATTCTCACTAAACAGTGTGGACCTGGGTGAATTTCTTTAACTATTGCAACCTTACAAATCATTGGTGGCACATTGTCTTCTTTCAATACACAAACATTGttcttcttacttaaaataaaccaaaaaggcgGAAATCGTCTTTTTAGTATGCATAGCTGAGAGATGATTTCCGTCTTtctggtttattttaaaaaagaggaattataaacatttccttacatgaaaagtttagaacctttttttttacatatttcgtatgtaactgcgatattcattttcatctccacacctcggaaattgaaatctacctttcggccatttttaaaataaaggaatgagtaacatttaattttaaaaagctgttcGTAATGCGAAGATGTTGCTCTGCCTATAAAAATTACGACGAAaatcaccaatcaaatatttttcccgtgacgagataaagaagacgaccgtttcgttgttttcattgtttttcgcgtgttcctattcactctttcgaccgtagaagctaaatgtttacgtttaaacaatgttccatgattcattgttgtagttgaataaacaattagtaaacaGAAATATGACGAGACCCTATCGAGCTTTGATACGATTTTATActcatgcttaaagttcagcgttctaccttttttgcgacGATAGTAGTTCGAAACGACGAAGGTAACACCtcaacaaatatttcatcaaataaaattgcaGCCACGAGAACAACTAGActattattttaccacaaaaactaATACCCGATACTAGGTTGCTGTGAAACTACCGTGTTTTTCTCTGTTCCGGGAGCGGCGCGATCCGCGAGGGTTCCTCCCGTTGTGATGACCGGAAATTTGAGCGCAAGATATTTGCGGCAAATTCGGTTACGAAAGTGTTTACTCCCTCGCTAACAGGTGACTAGGCGCGCAAGGCGAGGCGGAAGTAGAGGACGACTCGAGGCCAAGAAAGTGAAAGGCTAAATACGACACACAAAAATACTCTTAGAGAGGACGGGAAGATGCAACGCCATGGAGTTGTcgtaacaaacactccacttcctagagccccatatagtcctataggtcaactggggggggatatgacctagggggccaagattttgaatataaaaaccctcaaaatctgaaggaagtcAGTTGGTGttggggagtgacaaccggggtGTGTACCACGAGCGGTCGTCAGGTGGCCCAGCAGAGATCTCCCGTCTTCTCCGTGCCGTGTTAAGCTACACTGTCGGCAAACAGTACTTTCCTGCTCACCCGCGGACATCCTAGGGAAGAGCGAGAATAGCCCCTCGAGAGTCACAGCCTTGCCGAGCGCCCGACTTCTATCCGCCTCGCCGCGACCTTCACCTGTTTAAAGCCGTACGCTTCTCGGGAGACCCAAAGGTAAAGGGCCTTTTCCTATTTATAAAAACTAcagcttgaatcaattcattgcttacggCACCCAAAGGCAAGGACCCACACGGCGAAGCCGAGTTCGATCCCCGTCGCACAAAAGAGCACGGGGCGGACGCTACAAACGGTGGCAGCGGTGTCGATAATTGAAATGCCCGCATggggcgaattcattttttttttattgagagattgagaaattaaaaatttttcgctCTTTGAGGCGATCAAAATTTTGCTCGGGAAATATGTTGTTCGGTCATTCCCATTCCGGGATTGATATTTCGCCTCCGACTGGGAAGATTTCTCTCAAATGCCAGGGCACTGTAAGACCTGAATGGTTTCACTTACAGGAGCCAGAAGCGTGATTTGCATACAAGCTGTACTTTCGGGTCTCTCGTTTCGTGTCCCCATGTTTTCCTACTtcgtgtaattaaaaaaaaaaaattttttttgatttcCGATTTGTAAATATACATTAACCAGATAGTTTCGTATCTTGGCTCGTCGTCAAAATTTTACTTTGTGGTCACTACGGTGGTATCACGAATAATCGTGACCCCGCggaaagtcatttaaaaataagcCGTGCCTCacaatccatttaaaaatgcCGGATCCTACCACCGTTCCGCCCACCGGGACCCCTCCCAATGTGTCCGGGTTTTTGTATGCCGTAGAGGTATTTTCGGGGGAAGACGAGGAGATAGCCGTTGAGGAATTTTTGACAACTCTTGAAACCGCGGCCACTTTGGGCCAATGGAGTCCTAACCATAGAGTAATGGTATTAAAATTACGGATCAAGGGCAAGGCAAGGCTTTTTGTGAATACGCTCGCGCCCGAAGTAGGAAGTAATTGGGAGGCCTTGAAAAACGCGCTAAGGGAAAGATTCTCCGCACGAGAAAACGCAGGGGCTAGGTTGAGGAAATTGTTAGATTGCCGACAGGGTCGCGAAACGGTGAGAGAATACGCGGAGCGAATCCGAGCTCTGGGCGAAGCCCCGCAAGATTCAGTGACCGACCCAGAGGAACGCCGATGGCGGGCCAAAGTGCGGGAGGAGACGATGTTACAACAATTTTTACAGGGGCTGAGGGAAGGGATCCGGAGATTCGTGTTAATACGGGAGCCGTCCACTTTTCAAGAGGCAGTGCGCCTCGCGAAAATGGAGGAACAAAATGACGAGCAAGGCAGAAATAGACTATGTTTAGTGGCCGGTCCCACCACGCCATCGGGTGACCGCGATAGCCACCCCCCATCACCGCCGCCCTTCTCACCCGCGCCATCACAGCCAATGTGCTACCAGTGTCGACAATACGGGCACTTCGGAAGAGATTGCGTAATAAACCCCATGCGCTGCTTTAATTGCAACGAGATGGGGCATGTGAGGCGCGAGTGTCGAGCAAATAGATTTTCCACTCGGAACTATGCACTGCCTCGGGCGGGAAGCCCTCCTCCCCCCGTCCGATCGCGAGCCCCTCCCCCCAATGCTAACCTTACGGGAGGGACGAAGACGGCGTTCAACCCACGAAGAAACGCTCCGGCGGAGAGAGGACGACGCCCCACCCACCCAAACGGACTTCCCTCCGGGCACCAGTCCCGCCGCGCGGAGGGAACTCGGCGATGGTGAAAGGAAAGCGGGAGAGATTGGCGCCGTCAACCCGCCGAGCAGACACAACGGGTTATGCCGTGTCCGTCGAGGTGGGAGGCAGCCGCGCCACCCTTCTCATCGACACGGGAGCCACGCTGTCCCTCATCAGAGAAGAAGTCCCCCGCCCCAAccacccccttcacccccccttGACACAACTATGCGGAGTCACTGGCCATCACCTAGCAATAACGGGGACGGTGACTCTCCCTGTGAGGTTAGGAAAAGGCacgtttttccatgaatttcaggtAGTGGGGTCGGACTTGAGATTACCCGCCGACGGCATTTTAGGATTGGATCTCCTTCGGACAATGGAAGCGAGTCTAAATCTAAAAACAGAAGTGTTGAGAGTGGGTAATGAAGACTTCCCTTTGGAAGCGGTTGTCTTTGGCCAGGACACGGGGGTTGTAGcgcgggaggaagagagagggaggcgaGAGAAAGGGGAAAATCCTCAGATGGTTAGACTAAAAGAGCGCACGCGGATTTCCCCGCGCAGTGAGGTGGTCACTATGGGAATCCTCGGGAAGAACGGAGGGCAGGGCGAGCAGACATTATTAATGGAACCGGTCGAAGTTCCTATCCATGGGATCATGGTCGGAAGAGGAATTGTGCGCCGATTGGAGGGAAATCAAATCccggtgaaattaattaatgtctcGAATGAGGAATTGGAAATTCCCGTAAATATGGTGGTGGGAACCATTACGCGGGAATTTAAAATTCCGGAGGCCGCTCATAAGGGGATTATTCGGAGGGAGAATAGCCTTCCCGAGGAATTAGAGATTAAGTGTTTGCAACTACCaggggaggaaggaaagaggtTGCGGGAAGTATTGTTGGAGTATAGCGACATTTTTCACAGGGAAGGGAAGCCGCTGGGTAAAACGTCGCGAGTACGCCACGAAATCCACACCGGAAACCATGCCCCCATATTTCGACGACCGTATCGGGTTCCACAGGCGCAGCGGGAGACAATGCGCACCCACATCACAGACATGCTCGCACAAGGAATTATTCAGGATTCTACATCCCCCTGGAGTGCGCCGGTGGTGCTAGTCGCGAAAAAATCGGAGAACGGTGAGGAGAAACTCCGTTTTTGCACAGACTTTCGCGCACTCAATCAGATTACCCGGAGAGACGAATACCCCTTGCCAAATATACAAGAGACGCTGGACCAACTAGGAGgagcgaaatatttttccacgctAGATATGGCCAGTGGTTATTGGCAAATAGAAGTTGAGCCAAGAGATAGGGAAAAAACTGCTTTCTCGACCCCCGAGGGGCATTATGAATATCTCAGGATGCCCTTCGGGCTGGCCAATAGTCCAAGCACCTTCCAAAGACTGATGGATTCCGTCTTATCAGGGCTTAAAGGAAGCAAGTGTCTCGTATACCTTGATGATATATTTGTTCATGGTCGAGACACAGGGGAGCATTTGGCTAACCTAAGGGAAGTGTTTGAGCGATTGCGGGCCTCGGGTCTGGCATTACAGCCcgccaaatgcaaatttttggaaaattcggtgaaatatttggGGCATATTATTTCATCGAAGGGAGTGGAGCCAGATCCCAATAAAATTAGGGCAATCAGTAATTTTCCCCCTCCCCATAACCTACGGACACTCAGAGGATTTTTGGGCTTAGTTGGATATTACCGCCGATTTATTCCGAAGTTCGCCCAAATAGCTAAACCTCTGACGGAACTCACTAAGAAGGgtgtgaaatttgaatggacTCAGAAAGCCGTTGCCTCTTTCGCAACATTGAGAGACTTTTTATGTAATGAGCCGGTACTTCGGTACCCAGATTTCAAGAAACCTTTCATACTATACACGGATGCTTCCGGGGAAGCCTTGGGGCCGTCTTAGCCCAGAAGGATGCCAGTGGGGAGTACGTAGTCGCTTACGCTAGCCGGCAATTAAATAAAGCGGAGCGTAATTACAGCGCTACAGAGAGGGAATGCCTGGGGGTAGTATGGGCGGTAAGGTATATGAGGTGTTACGTGTACGGGAGGGCCTTTACAGTTGTTACGGATCATAGGCCTTTGAAATAGTTATTTTCGCTAAAAGATTCATCGTCACGGTTGACTCGGTGGTCTCTTCTCCTAAGCGAATATGATTTCGAAATACAACATCGGCCCGGGAAAATACACCAAAATGCCGACGTTTTGTCTCGTAACCCGGTGGCGGTTATTCAAACACCTTTCGAGCCTGTGTGGGATAGACAATTAATACGAGACGAGCAGGCAAGGGATCAATGGTGTGGGAAGGTGATGGAACAAATGGAGAAATCCGGGGGAAAAAGTGATTTCTATACCGATCAAGAGGGGATCTTGTATCGGAAGGGGAAAAAGGGCGAAGAGCAGTTGGTTGCTCCCAAGAGCATGCGGGAGAGGGTGCTTAGAGCGTTTCATGACTCGCCGTGGGCGGGCCATATGGGAATAAAACGCACCCTGGGGACCATTGGGGCCAAATTTTGGTGGCCAAAGATGATAAGTGATGTGATCACCCATTGCACGCATTGCCATTCGTGTCAATTGCGTAAAGACCCGCAGAAACAAAACAGGGCGCCATTACAGTCTTTACCGGAAGTGACTGGCCCCCTGCAGAGGGCAGCAATGGACATCGTGGGACCACTACCAAGGACAGATAGAGGGAACCGATACATCCTTACCTTCCAGGACGCCTTTACCAAGTACCCGGAAGCGATAGCCATTCCCGATCAGAAAGCGGAAACGGTAGCTAAGGTATTTGTGGAGTCGATCATTACTCGTCACGGCGTCCCGCGACAATTGTTGACGGACCGCGGGGCAAACTTCACCTCCCAGCTCATGAGAGAAGTATGTAAGCTCTTAGGGATAAAGAAGTTACAAACAACAGCTTACCATCCCTCCGGAAATGGGCTGATCGAGCGAAGCCATAGGACGTTAATGAACATTTTGTCACACTTTGTGGACAAATATCAACGAAGTTGGGATGATTGGGTACAGTTCGCCATGCTGGCCTATAGGAGCTCCCCCCACTCCGTTACCCGAGAAACCCCCTACTTCCTCATGCACGGACGGCATATTGAATTACCGTTCGACGATATTACTTCGCCAGCCTCCATTAACTACGCTACGGACAGTAATTACGCAGCCGAACTCCAAGCGCGGTTGAAACTCTCTTTTCAAGCCGTCGCAGAAAGAATACGAGCCGGACAAAAGACACAGGcaaaagagtataataaacgtGCTACGTATCGTGCTACGTGTAAGTATCGTTCCAACAGGGGGACTGGGTGTTCGTGCGAAAAGGCGCTACACGGCCAGGGACAACTAGAAAGTTAGATAAACATTGGGAAGGGCCATATGAAATCTTAGAGCAAACCAGTCCGGTGAACTATAGAATTAAAAGTGTACAAGGGTATAAAGGCAATCAAATAGTGCATGTGAATCGTTTAAAACAGTGCAAAATAAGTGATGCCCCTCGTGCCCCCGCTTCCCCTCCCGTACCAGCcgaagaaaaagtgaaaggaCGACGACGGAGGAGGCAAgagccctcccctcccctcccgccataTTGTGTCGTCCCAGGTGTCGAGTGGGACACGGGTCCCCCTTCAAGACCTCCCCCTCCCTCActacccaccctctctcccccgccACATCGGTACCCCCCTCCGCAGCCGAGGACCGGTCGAGCTGACGAGGGAAGTGTAAACAAAGAGGGGTGACGAAACGCGGGATGGCCGCGCGGAACTAATGGTGAAAGATTTTCGGTTGTTTTAGTGTGGGATTTAAACGATTTT encodes:
- the LOC124161427 gene encoding UBA domain-containing protein Mud1-like encodes the protein MVKGKRERLAPSTRRADTTGYAVSVEVGGSRATLLIDTGATLSLIREEVPRPNHPLHPPLTQLCGVTGHHLAITGTVTLPVRLGKGTFFHEFQVVGSDLRLPADGILGLDLLRTMEASLNLKTEVLRVGNEDFPLEAVVFGQDTGVVAREEERGRREKGENPQMCKISDAPRAPASPPVPAEEKVKGRRRRRQEPSPPLPPYCVVPGVEWDTGPPSRPPPPSLPTLSPPPHRYPPPQPRTGRADEGSVNKEG